In Antricoccus suffuscus, the genomic stretch TCCATGGTGTTGGCGGCGAACGCCTCCAACTGGGTCGACAGGCCCGCGCGCGCCTCGTTCATCGCGACGGTGACCGACTCGTCGTCGTACCGGAATCCGGTTGTCACCTCGCGGTCGCCGGCGTACAGCGTGTTGCCGGTGAGGGTGACGCGGGTGCCCTCCTTGAGTTCGGAGAAGACCTGCTTACCGACGTTGTCCAGCAGCGGGATGCCCGCGCCAAGGAGGATCTCCGGACCGAGGTTGGGATAACGCCCGGAGATGCTGGGTGACGCGTTGACCACGGCCGCGACCTTGCAACCGACGAGCGCGTCGGCGCTCACCCGGTCGATGTCGACGTGATCGATGATCGCCACTTCACCCGGTCTGAGCCGCTTGGTGAGGTTCTTCGTACGACGATCCAACCGCGCCACGCCTTCTGCTCCGGAGCCGGCCGGATCGGGCCGCCCCTTGCGGATCGTGGCGATTTTCATTGGGCCAGTCTTTCATCGAGTCATGTGGTTATGGGGTATTTGGGGCACCGACACACCTGTGAGCGGGCGTGACCCTGCTCGCCACCACGAGACGTGCTCGCGGCCCGCGACGGCCTATTTGGGGTCGCTCACCTGCCGCGCCCGCTTCGAGGTCGTCGTACGGCGCCCCGCCTTCGTCGGTGACTTTTTGGCCGGTGCTGCCGCCTTCGTCGTACTTTTCTTGGCCGAAGACTTGGCGGCCGGCCGTGTGGCCGCCGACGGGTCTCTCTCTTGATACGCCGTCTCGAGCAGCTCCGCCGCGTGCGCGCGACCGGAGTCGCTGTCGGTGAGGCCGGCCAGCATCCGAGTCAACTCGACGATGCGCTCGGCGTGATCGAGGTGGCGGATATCCGACCTGGTCACGCCCTGTGCACCGGACTTCTCGATCACGACGTGCCGGTCGGCGTACGCCGCGACCTGTGGCAAGTGCGTGACCGCGATTACCTGGTGATCTTTGCCAAGTACGGCCAGCAGCCGGCCGATTTCGATCGCCGACTCGCCGCCCACGCCGGAGTCGACCTCGTCGAAGACCATCGTCGGCACCGGGTCGGTGCCGGCCAGCACGACCTCGATCGCGAGCATCACCCGGGACAGCTCGCCGCCGGAGGCACCCTTGGCCAGCGGGCGGTACGTCGTACCCCCGTCGCTGCTGAGCTCGATGTGCACGGTGTCGATACCGTCCGGGCTGGCCCCGGCGGGCCGGCCGTCGGCCTCGAGCGTGGGACGACCCGCGGCCGCTTCTCGGGGACTGACCCGTACGCCGATCCGCACCGAGCCCATCGCGAGTTTCGCCAGCTGGGCGCCGATCGCGTCCTGAAACGACCCGGCCGCCTCGCGCCGCCGGCTCGATAACGCCGCGGCCGCGGTCTGCGCGGACGCCTGGGCCTGAGTCACCTGTTGTTCGAGCCGGGCCATGCTCTCGGCCGAGTCGTCCATCGCGTCCAGCTGGGCGCGGGCATCGTCGGCCCACGCCAGTACGCCGGCCACCCCGTCCGCGCCGCCGTAGTTGCGCACCAGCTCGCGCAGCTCGACGCGCCGGGCCATCGCCTGCGCGAGGCGTTCGGGGTCGTCGCTGACGCCCTCGGCGTACCCCGACACGTCGCTGGCCAGGTCGGTGGCGAGGTAGGAGATCTCTTTAGCGCGCGTGGCGAGCTCCGCGAGGGACTCGTCGTGGACGCCGCCTTCGTCGAGCGCGCGGACGGCGCGGCCGATGAGGGTGCTGATGCTGTCGCCACCGGCGTCGTCGTCCGCGCCGACCAGCGCGGTGTGCGCCGCCTGCACCGACTGGCGCAGGGAGTCGGCGTTGGCGAGCCGGCCCAGCTCCTGCTCGAGGCGTTCGTCCTCGCCCGGTCGCGGCGCCGCCGCGTCGACCTGTTCGAGGCCGAACATCAGCATCTGGCGGGTCCGGCGCCGCTCGTCGTCATTGCGCAGCCGGTCGTCGCGCTCCTGCTCGATCCGGCGCCACTCGTCGTACGCCGCCCGGTAGTCGGCCAGTGCCTGCGTCACCGGCGCCCCGGCGTACCGGTCGAGTAGCTCGCGTTGTTGCGCGGGCTGGGCCAGGCGCAGCTGGGTCGACTGGCCGTGCACCGCGATGACGGAGTCGGCGAGCTCGGCCAGGACGCCGACCGGCACCGAACGCCCGCCCGCGCTGGCCCGGGACCGCCCGTTCTTGCTGACGCTGCGGCTGAGGATCAGCGTGCCGTCCTCGTCGACGTCACCGCCGGCCTCGGTGGTGCGGCGTACGGCGTGACTGTCCGGCGCAAGGCGCAGCCGGCCCTCGATGTCGGCGCTGGCCGCGTCGTGCGAGACCTGAGAGGAGTCCGAGCGCTCGCCGAACATCAGCATCAGCCCGGCCACGACCATCGTCTTGCCGGCCCCGGTCTCGCCGGTCACGACCGTGAACCCGCGATCGAGCTGCAGCGTCGCGTCGGCAATCACGCCGAGGTTGCGGATGCGGACTTCCTCTAGCACGCCGCACTCCTTCCGGCGTACGTCGCAGTGCGCTCCACTACTGTTCCCGGAACCCGTGCACGGGCAACTGGAAGCGGGCAACGAGCCGGTCGCTGAAGCTCTCGTCCTTGACCCGGGCGACGTAGACGGGCTTGTCGCCGCGGCGTACGACAACGCTGTGGCCCTCCGGCACCGGGATCGTGCGCCGGCCGTCCGCGCACAGCACCGCATCGTGGCCACGCGGGGCGACGTCGAGCCGGATGCTCGACTCCGGCCCGGTGAGCAGCGGCCGGGCAAACAGCGCGTGCGCCGCATTGGGTACCAGGAGGATGGCCTCGACGCTGGGCCACACGATCGGTCCGCCGGCGCTGAAGGCGTAGGCCGTGGAGCCGGTCGGGGTCGCACACAAGATGCCATCACAGCCAAACGAGGTCAGCGGACGGCCGTCGACGCTGACGCCGACCTCAAGGATGCGTTCGCGGGTGGTCTTCTCCAGCGACGACTCGTTAAGCGCCCAGGTGGAGACGACCACGCCGTCCGGACCGAACACGTCGACGTCGAGCGTCATCCGTTCCTCGACGCGGTAGGCGCGATCGAGCACGTCCTGGACCGCCTCGTGCAGCGCCTCGGGTTCGGTCTCGGCAAGGAACCCGACATGCCCGAGGTTGACGCCCAGGATCGGCGAACCGGCCGGGCGGGCATACTCCGCGGCGCGCAAAAACGTCCCGTCCCCACCGAGCACCATCACCAGCTCGGGTTTGGTGCCTTCGGTGATATCAGGGCGCTGCGGATCGCCATGCAGGTCTGGTACGCCGACCACCCAGTCGTGATCGATCAGGTCGCGTTCGGCGTACGGCGCGAGGACCCGAATGCCGGCCTTGTGCAGGCGTTCGGCGACCTGGCGGGCGAGATCGATGATGTCCTCGCGGCCGGCGTGCGTGACCAGAAGTACCGCGCGCTGCTCCCCCGACTGGTCAGGTGTCGACCGTACGTCGCTGCGCTCGCTCATTAACCTCTCTTCTCCGGGTCGTCAGATGCTGAGGTCTTAAGATGCTCGGGTCTTAAGATCCTCACGTCTCAAGATGCTCAGGCCTTCAAACGCCGATCAGTTTCGCCGACAACCACAACAAGCACGTCGCCATCAGGATGATCGGTACTACAGACATTAGTCCGAGCACGTGAAACTGCTTCGCCGACGGGCGTAGGTCCGCCGCGACGACGCGGCGCCATAACAGTGTGGCAAGCGATCCGCCGTATGTCAGGTTCGGGCCAAGGTTTACGCCAATCAAGACGGCCAGCACCGCGAGCGGTGCACCGGCCACGAGCGGTAACAGCACCAGTGTGGCGGGAATGTTGTTGACGAGATTGGCGACCAGCGCGGCCAGCAGCGCGATGACCAGCAGTGCGGGTAGCGAATGTCCGGCGGGTAGGAGTCGCCCGAGCAGCGCCGCGCCACCGTGCCGGCTGACACCGTCGACGATGACGCCAAGTGCGAGCACGAACAGCAGGAAACTGGGGTTCGCCTCACCGATGATCCGGCGTACGTCGGTCTGTTTGCGGACCAGGCGGCGTACCCCGAGCACCAGAGCGCTGGCGGCGGCCATCCACGCCGGCGACAGGCCGAACGCGGACAGTACGACGAACCCGCACACGGTCACGACCAGTACCCCGAGCGCCACCCGCGGCGATCCGTCACGAAAGTCCCGCGATCCGTCACGAAAGTCCGACGATCCGTCACGAATGTCCCGCGATCCGTCACTCGAGGCCGGCGCGAGTTGCTCGCGGAATGCGATCCGCGCCACCGCCCACTCCGTTATCAGGATCGCGACCCACGGCACGGCGAGCAGCGCCGCGAACCGACCGAACGTCAGACCGGCCGCGCCGAACGCCAGCAGGTTGGTGAGGTTGGAGACCGGCAGCAGCAGCGAGCCGGAGTTCGCGATCCGCACTAACGCGAACGTGTGCGGGGCGCTTGGGGTCCGCATCCGCAACGTTGCCGCGACAACGACGGGCGTGAGTAGTACGACGGTCGTGTCCAGCGTGAGTACGGCGGTCACCGCGCCGGCCATCACCACGACGTACCCGAGCAGTCGGCGCGGCGTACCCCTGCTGCGGGTGGCGGCGAGTCGGCCGAAGTAGGTGAAGACGCCTTCCTCGGCGAGCAAGTGGCCGAGGATAAGAATTGCGCCGAGAAATGCGACGGTGCCGGCAAGATCGCGAACAGTGGTGCCGGCT encodes the following:
- the recN gene encoding DNA repair protein RecN, which produces MLEEVRIRNLGVIADATLQLDRGFTVVTGETGAGKTMVVAGLMLMFGERSDSSQVSHDAASADIEGRLRLAPDSHAVRRTTEAGGDVDEDGTLILSRSVSKNGRSRASAGGRSVPVGVLAELADSVIAVHGQSTQLRLAQPAQQRELLDRYAGAPVTQALADYRAAYDEWRRIEQERDDRLRNDDERRRTRQMLMFGLEQVDAAAPRPGEDERLEQELGRLANADSLRQSVQAAHTALVGADDDAGGDSISTLIGRAVRALDEGGVHDESLAELATRAKEISYLATDLASDVSGYAEGVSDDPERLAQAMARRVELRELVRNYGGADGVAGVLAWADDARAQLDAMDDSAESMARLEQQVTQAQASAQTAAAALSSRRREAAGSFQDAIGAQLAKLAMGSVRIGVRVSPREAAAGRPTLEADGRPAGASPDGIDTVHIELSSDGGTTYRPLAKGASGGELSRVMLAIEVVLAGTDPVPTMVFDEVDSGVGGESAIEIGRLLAVLGKDHQVIAVTHLPQVAAYADRHVVIEKSGAQGVTRSDIRHLDHAERIVELTRMLAGLTDSDSGRAHAAELLETAYQERDPSAATRPAAKSSAKKSTTKAAAPAKKSPTKAGRRTTTSKRARQVSDPK
- a CDS encoding NAD kinase codes for the protein MSERSDVRSTPDQSGEQRAVLLVTHAGREDIIDLARQVAERLHKAGIRVLAPYAERDLIDHDWVVGVPDLHGDPQRPDITEGTKPELVMVLGGDGTFLRAAEYARPAGSPILGVNLGHVGFLAETEPEALHEAVQDVLDRAYRVEERMTLDVDVFGPDGVVVSTWALNESSLEKTTRERILEVGVSVDGRPLTSFGCDGILCATPTGSTAYAFSAGGPIVWPSVEAILLVPNAAHALFARPLLTGPESSIRLDVAPRGHDAVLCADGRRTIPVPEGHSVVVRRGDKPVYVARVKDESFSDRLVARFQLPVHGFREQ
- a CDS encoding SLC13 family permease; its protein translation is MTGPVALVIAVGVLAGALAIAIRGNSRLLEGPIAAAGAFALVLLGVVPAAAAGTTVRDLAGTVAFLGAILILGHLLAEEGVFTYFGRLAATRSRGTPRRLLGYVVVMAGAVTAVLTLDTTVVLLTPVVVAATLRMRTPSAPHTFALVRIANSGSLLLPVSNLTNLLAFGAAGLTFGRFAALLAVPWVAILITEWAVARIAFREQLAPASSDGSRDIRDGSSDFRDGSRDFRDGSPRVALGVLVVTVCGFVVLSAFGLSPAWMAAASALVLGVRRLVRKQTDVRRIIGEANPSFLLFVLALGVIVDGVSRHGGAALLGRLLPAGHSLPALLVIALLAALVANLVNNIPATLVLLPLVAGAPLAVLAVLIGVNLGPNLTYGGSLATLLWRRVVAADLRPSAKQFHVLGLMSVVPIILMATCLLWLSAKLIGV